The proteins below are encoded in one region of Candidatus Eisenbacteria bacterium:
- a CDS encoding class I SAM-dependent methyltransferase has protein sequence MGMGSLDDRVRMSDLLRPEISYERPRGGGRAIFDLLGDLRGKRILDLGCGRGAYRLALERRGATWIGCDLSAGGCMIIADGSSLPFPDGAFDGILSAAVLEHLPDPGAMLDEARRVLRPGGRLFGYVAFLEPLHGMSYFHMTHLGLEYILMRHGFRPTNVFPAENAVPVQIERIMFPKRIPLAQPLSRTASRGMTQCLLLLNRWGREVLTLLRRLPVETRRSERRQYRQLLALRHAAGLNFVAERSEVPEHLVAGYRALVKED, from the coding sequence ATGGGAATGGGATCGCTGGATGATCGGGTCCGGATGTCGGATCTGCTTCGGCCGGAGATCAGCTACGAGCGGCCGCGCGGCGGGGGGCGGGCGATCTTCGATCTCCTCGGCGATCTGAGGGGCAAGAGAATCCTCGATCTGGGTTGCGGCCGCGGCGCCTATCGCTTGGCGCTGGAACGGAGGGGCGCGACCTGGATCGGTTGCGACCTCTCCGCGGGCGGCTGCATGATCATCGCCGACGGAAGCTCCCTTCCCTTCCCCGACGGGGCATTCGATGGAATCCTCTCCGCCGCCGTCCTCGAGCATCTTCCGGATCCGGGAGCGATGCTCGATGAGGCGCGCCGGGTCCTCAGACCGGGAGGAAGGCTGTTTGGTTACGTGGCGTTTCTCGAACCCCTCCACGGTATGTCGTACTTCCACATGACCCATCTCGGGCTCGAGTACATCCTGATGAGGCACGGCTTTCGCCCCACAAACGTCTTCCCCGCCGAGAACGCCGTCCCCGTGCAGATCGAGAGGATCATGTTCCCCAAACGGATTCCGCTCGCGCAGCCGCTCAGTCGAACGGCGTCCAGGGGCATGACGCAGTGCCTCTTGCTCCTCAATCGATGGGGTCGAGAGGTCCTTACGTTGCTGCGGCGCCTTCCCGTGGAGACGAGGCGTTCCGAGCGGAGGCAGTACCGCCAGCTTCTGGCGCTTCGCCACGCCGCGGGCCTCAACTTCGTCGCCGAGAGATCGGAGGTGCCGGAGCATCTTGTCGCCGGCTACCGGGCGCTGGTCAAGGAGGACTGA